The Acidimicrobiales bacterium genomic interval CCACGCCCTCGTCGCTCCCCACCAGACCCCGCCCAGGGCCAGCCCCAGCGCGGCACCGACCAACGGGAACCACAGCAGCGCGCTGCCCGTGGGGCGGCTGGACCCGCCGAGCGGGGTCAGGAAGGAGAGGGCGCGCCGCACCGCCGTCAGGCCCGCTCGAGCGGTAGGACCCGTCCCGCCACGACCAGCAGGACCTCGTCGGCAGCGGCGGCGACCACCTGGTTGAGCGCGCCGAGCTCGTCACGAAACTGGCGTCCCATCTCGCTGCTCGGATGGACCCCAAGGCCCACCTCGTCGCTGACGACGACGGTGTCACCGGCGCGCGCCGCGATGTCGTCGCGGAGCCGCTCGCCGTCAGCGGTGAACGACGGCACGCCGCCCAGCCAGGCGCCCAGCGAATCGACCAGCGCGGTGCCCGGGAGCGCACGCAGCGCCGCACCCAGGTCCTCGCCCCGCCCGACCTCGACGGTGGACCAGCTGG includes:
- a CDS encoding bifunctional adenosylcobinamide kinase/adenosylcobinamide-phosphate guanylyltransferase, which codes for MITLVLGGARSGKSQVGERVAAGLPGPVTYVATTVAADTEMAERVAVHRARRPASWSTVEVGRGEDLGAALRALPGTALVDSLGAWLGGVPSFTADGERLRDDIAARAGDTVVVSDEVGLGVHPSSEMGRQFRDELGALNQVVAAAADEVLLVVAGRVLPLERA